The following DNA comes from Ictalurus punctatus breed USDA103 chromosome 19, Coco_2.0, whole genome shotgun sequence.
GGCGATAAATGACCTGCGGTAAGATGCGCACTGACGCAGGACTGCTGAGTGGATGCAGTTTTGACCGCGAAAGATAGGATAATTTAATTGGATGTCATGTATTTGACCTTCATAACATTGCAATTTCGCTGTTTGTACACTAGAGGGGGCACaagtttcttttctcttttttttggccGTGAGAAAAAACATGGattggattttaatgttatatactgAGGCGGAATTAAGTGAACAGTAAATCTCAGCAGTTTGGGACCTATAATATTCATTTTCCGTCAAAAGTATAGCGGTCACGGATCGAAAAATAATAAGCATTTAAAAACGTATTTACAATTATATTGCACAAATAATTCGCACACAAAaacgttttctttctttctgttttttatttatttttatttttttttaactattatGCTGTGTTTTTCCCCTTCGCGCTTGTTTCCAAATGTTGCAGTTCGAGTTTCATGTAAATCAGGGTGGGCTTTAGCGTCACCATTGGTCCACTACAGCTCCTCCTCTAGCCAATCAATCGAAGAGGGGAGTTGACATACATAGACGCCCCGTTAGCTGCTGGATCGTAGGTCAACGTCGCCGCCATATTGGTCCGGGCAAGACTGTCCTATAATCTACTGGAAGTAAACAGAGGAGCTgcggtttttctggataaaaaatTACGattacatttctcaaacgatTTCAATGGTATATTTCAAATAGTTATGTCTCCATAACTATGAATCTGgatagttagacttggaaaattattACTTGTCACAAGGAATTGTGAAAACCCACGCTTGTCAAGCATGGATTTagcttatttttcttggttaataaatgctgagacgtccctaatgtaatataattgaatatacatgaaatgtgcataaagtttttttttcattgtggaaatggatttttctgtcttcaacccaatattttagcttttcttgggctccaggtcagaattctgttaacaaggctcgttcatttttaaatactgaagaaaaaaaatcgaaaTAGTGCATCTTTAATTACTAACAATTGACCATCACTGTACCAAAATCggcaaatacaaatcaaatagtgagacactggcagtcagtctgctttctatattttattagcaataaaaggaaACAGATATACTCAAACACACAATTACATAAGATAATCCTTTATGCATCCGGTAAAACATTTCCAGTTACagtggtgataataataataataataataataataataataataataataataataataacaacaacaagaagcCACGATTTGATGAAaagctattaaatcattatAGCCCATCGATACACCTACTGTTTGGAGATGAGTGGGGAAACTGAAGACAGGTGGTTTATCTCCATCTCTTGTCCTGTCCTATCCTATCCTGTCAAAGTCCTCCGGCTTGGAAGTGCTCACTTGCGGAAACACCTTCCCTTCTTACATCTACTTCCCTCTGCCTCAACTGTTTCTCTTTGGGAAACCATCCGTGTGAGAAAGGTTAACCAGCCAGCTAACTACTAACTTCAGTCGAAACGATGAGCTTGTCATAAAAGTCGGTTTGCAGAAAAACGGCAGTATAGATTATACTATAAACTGAAATTTATTACCGTTGTCCTACTATTCAACAGTCAACAGAAAAATGCGTCTATATATGTCTCTGAACACAACTACCATGAGTCGCAGTGGAGTGACGTCAACTCCCCTCTTCGATTGATTGGCTAGAGGAGGAGCTGTAGTGGACCAATGGTGACGCTAACTCCCACCCTGATTTACATGAAACTCGAACTGCAACATTTGGAAAACCGAGTGGAGAATGTGGAAACAATCGCGAAGGGAAAACAGTATAAGCGtccaaaaggaaagaaaaaaaaaaaaactaaacatgaGCAAGGAAACCAATGAAAACATGATTTTGTGTGCGATTCAGAAATCTTTGAATTGATGTTTCAGTTTCGTGCAATATAATtgtgaatgtgttttaaattgttttatttacacttaGTATTTTTCGGTCCGTGACCACGTTTTTTTGCTATTCTGATaactttgcatttatttttcagttttatgcaatgtctataatttttttttatttttatttttttattatttttttttacgtgttttaaatgtttgattcatgcttattattttttgatcCGTGACCACAACACATTAGACGGGAAATGAATCCCATAGAGGATCCCACACCTCATTGCACAGAGTTCAATCGGCTCAATTACTCTAATATCTAATATtttaatgtctaatattttcagccAAGTTCTAACAGGAATCTCTAAAGTCTTTTGATTGCATAACACGCCCTGTGGGTTTTTATCCCTCAGTTCATTCTCTACAGAGTTGAAGTTGCCTGTGGAAATCCTAGATAGTTATAGTGTGATGAGCAAGTTATGTGGTTATTTCCTAATGTGAATGTGTTCCCTGGGATGTGGATCTTTTCTGAAAGGTCATGATTTGAGTCTTTTTGAGGTTTACTGCCAGGGCCCAGGTCTGGCAGTACTGCTCCAGCAGGTCCAGATTCTGCTGAAGTGGGAGACAGCAGGACCAAGTCATCTGCGTAGAGCATGCATTTGATTTCTGAGTCCTACAGAGTGAGACCGGGGCTGCTGAACGCTCCAGACTGCTCACCAGTTCTTTTATGTATTCAATGTTGAGTAACATTGGGCAGCAGCCCTGTCTCACTCTGCGCTCCTGTGGAAGATATTTTGTCAATTTATTGTTAATGTTTATTCTGCATTTACTTTCAGTGTACCTTGATTTAATAAGGTCATAGGTTTTCCCCTCTATGCCACATTCAGTAAGTTCATAAAATAATCCTTGGTGCCAGATAGAGtcaaacacttttttaaaagtcCGTAATACAGGCAAAatatttccttttgttttggACAACGTATTTTTAAAATTAGAGTATGTAAGATGTCGATTATGGTCAGATGTGCGAAAATTTGGTAAGAATCCAGTTTGACTTCTACTCAGGACATTGTGTTGTAAGGAATTCCAGAAGTCTAGAATTTATTTTACTACAAAATAACTCCCAGGTTGCTGCTCACACAAGTGCCCCTGTCATTATTTTGGTCAAATTTGTTATCCGCCCTTGATTCCAGATGTCAGGGAAGTGTCCTACACTTAGAACAATATTGAACACTTTTAGTATGGACAATTGGAATTTAGGATTTGGTAtgttttatcatttcatttcatattccATCAGGTCCAGATGCTTTTTTGGGTTTTATGGTCTTAATTTGTTTTTTGAGTTAATTTTCTGTAATGGGTAAGTCTAGATCATTTTGATTGTCTTTGATTATTAATTCTagttttgtttggttggttggttggatagtcggttttttttttttttttttttttttttttacaatttgtgCTAGTTTCAACTTTGTCAAACAGAGTTTGAAAATGGTTTTCCCATATTTCACTATTTTTGATTTCTAATACTTCATGATGAATCTTAGAAAATCTTTTGAGGTtgtagaaaatataaaataggaAATTGATGAGGATGAGAATAAAAGGTGCCTTCACATTGCCACAGCTATGTCCTGTTTTGAGAGCTTGGGAGAGTTGccataagacacacacacacacacacacacacacacacacacacacacacacacacacacacacacacacacaaggtcagaTAGCAAAGTCTCtcagtttattaaaaaagaTGAGCATTTTTATATCAATCACAGTCAGGTGCCTTAGCAAAAGTATGCTCATTGTTCAAGGTAAAATGGTGGGCCATTGGTACATCCCGTACCAGGTGCAAGATAAGAGAAACTaggagagaaaaacacattcCTGTGATATGGGTTGTCAAGGAGACAAGTAAAAGGTCACAGTGTTTTCAGGAGAGAGGAAGAACTCATAAACTCATGACCTAAAGTAGGAGAGCATGCTGTATTAATATTTGTcaataaggtttttttttttcaggttgttTCAATTGTCCAGCATTGGTTTGTATTGATTGATTTCTCAATTTTTGTCAATTGTGCTTTTTTGGTGTTTGCTTGTATTGTTTTAGTGTTTCACAGTAATGGAGGCGAATCTCTGTGTTATTTGGAtctctgtgttttttattaGACAATGTTCTGACTTTTTTCCTAATATTTTGGCAATATAGGTCGAACGGATTATTGTCGCTGTTGGATATGTGGTTTTGTCTATTTTTCATCTTTAGTTTTGCTGTTTCTTCAAATAGGTCATTTACTTCTTTCACAGCCAGATTGACCCCTTCTTTAGTATGAGCATAGGTGGTATCCAGAAAGTTATCTAGGAGTATTCATATTGTTTGGCTGCCTGTTGATTTCTGGTACTCCTCGGTGCTGTTTTTAGTCCATCTGTATTGTTTTCTGATGTGATACAGCTTACTGGGTTGTGTGCTAATATTACAGTTCAGTTTACTATTAATGCACTTAGTACAGTACCTTGTGTGTCAGTAAATTTTGTTCTTGCATTTAGGTCCCCACATATAAGCACATTTTCCTGGGCCTGGAAATAGCATGTTCTCTTTCAAACATTCACTCGGTATCTCAGTATGGGAAACACCTTGGGCGTGACCAATCCTGGACACACCAATTACACCACGTCTGTCAGTTGACATACATATTGTTGCAAGCGGTCCCCACTTCATTCTCATCATATCTCCTCTCCGTGCCACTGCAAGGATGGAAGTGTGGTGTGATACCTCACTAATGTTATTAGAGAGCTGGGGTTATGTACATAACCTTAATTTCTCTTTCAAACATTCGCTTGGTATCACACTATGGGATATAGACAACTCCCGTATTGCAGATATGCTGTCCGAAGCAGGCATGTCAACCAACTCTGTGATGAAtgtataataaacatttaacataactatactCTGAATAGAAACAGGAATATATGtacacaaaaagcaaaaaacaccTCATGAAcgagtggtgttttttttacatacttAGGACAGAATGACCCATGATGGGTCTCTGACATCCAGTCTATAAAATCAGAAAAATGTGTGAGGCGAAGCCCAACTTGCTGCCACACATATGTCCTGAACCAAATCGCCCTTAAATGCCCATGAGGTAGCTATACATGTAGAATGAGCCCTCAGCCCTTCCGGAGGACCGAATCCCATGCTATTATAACCTAATATAATAGTTTCCACTACCCATTGGGACAGGTGCTGACATGAAATAGGTTTACCCTTATGAGATTCAGCCCATGAAACAAATAGCTGATTATTCTTCCTTAGTGCCTTCGTTCTGTCCACCTAGTGACACAATGCATGGACTTTAGGCACAAATGCTGGATTAGTTTTGAGAGTAACTATGAGTAATTCATAGCGAACCACATAGTTATGAGTAATCCATAGTGAATTGCATACAAGAATTATGAGCTGACAAAGAGTGAAGTTCACTAACCCACTTCATGGTCAAAAGAGCCAATAATAAAGCAGCCTTTAGTGAAAGGAGTTTTAAAGCAATACTATCTATAGGCTCAATGGGGGAGTGCACTAAGGACCACAGATAGATCCCACGGCGGAATCAGTGGCTTTGAAACCTTGTGCAAACGCTGCGCACCTCTCATAAACCAGCATACAAGCTGGAGTTGACCTATGGTATTCCTGTCAATCCCCACGTGACACACAGAAATTGTGGCAAGATAAATCTTAACAGTCAAAAAGGCTCTGCGCTTATCCAAAAGTTCCTGCAGAAAACATCCACAACAGAGCAAAGAAAAGGGatgatgtgtctgtgtgcgcACCATCGCTCAAACACATTCCATTTCCAATCATATGCGGAGTGCATTGAAGCCGCTCTCGCGTTTTGAACAGTCTCAATTACCCTCACGGGCAAACCCGTAACACTCAAGTTTAACCTCTCACGGGCCAGGCCCAAAGAGCCACTTTGTTCGGGGCTGGGTGAAGAATCTCGCGTGCTTGAGAGAGGAGGACCCTGCACAGTGGGAGAGGCCAGGGCTGGTTGCACAGGATTTTAATTATCTCCATCAGCCACTATTTCCCTGGCCAGTTCGGGGCGATTAGTATGACTGGGTGACCGCATTCCCTTACTCTTTTTAGTGTTGGTACAATCAGACTCAGTGGAGGAAACGTGTATAGAAGTGCATTTGGCCATGGCTGCATGAGAGCATCTACACCCACAGGTGCACCCTCTCTTGCCAGAGAGAACGATAGAGGGCAATGAGTGTTTTTATTCGAGGTGAAGTGATCTACGGCAGCTCAGCCGAACCGCTCCCACAACTGGCTCACTACCTGAGGGTGGAGGGTCCACTCTCCCCCTGGACAGGAGATCCACCgtaatgaatgaaaatgcttCATGTCCCACACAATCAGCTTCCGTGCCAGCCTGTGAAGCTGAGGAGAATGTGTGCTTCTGCCGTTATGTTGTCTGAGCTGATCAAAATGTGGTGGTTCCTAATGAACTGCAGAAACACTGTTAACAATTCTAGGAAGTTTATGTATGCATTTGGAAGCGAGACGGGCCATCTCCCTTTCGCTATTCTGCCCTTGCACACTGCACCTCAACCTGTGAGTGACCTTTCTTAGAGAAACTGCCACAAGCAGAGTTCCTGACTCAAGAAACACACAATCCCTCCAGTGACCGAGAGCGCACATACAGAGTGATGATACTATCAATTTGTGGTTGCGGTGGCGTTTTGGACACAAAAATTGCATTGCTGTCCAGTGCTGAAACTCTCATTTGCAACATTCCCAGCGGAATAACCGAGACAGTTGAGGCCATCAGTCCTAGCAGACGTGAACATAGTCTGAATGGAACCTTCTTCCCGTTCTGAAAAAGGGATGAACAACCGTGAATTGACCTGATGCTCAGTCAATTTGTTCTTACAAAAGTACTTTGTGAGAATAAGAGTTCTTATTTGCTTACAAGGTTGAAGGCCTCTGTTGATTTGCTTTGAATCCAGTTATTTCTTCTGTCCTGTTTCacctttgttgttttatttctgaTGTTTTTTGGATAGTTGtccatttttagttatttttcatccaatgaattaataatttttGTTGTGCTAGAAAAGATTTGATGTAGTTTCCTGTTGTTTCtctagtttctttttttttctttctctctcttctcttgtCTGCTCCAATGTGGGGATCCACTCAGTATGGAGAAAGTTCCTCAGTGCTGCCTTCCTTCCATTTGCTTTGTTCTTCGAAACTGGTTTCTTCGCTATTTATAGTGGACTTGAGTTCACCATGACATTTTTACAGATTTGGTGTTGCTTCCTGAGGtttatgtcattttaaaaacaaaaaactccaGAGGGTTCAGCAGCTCATGTTGTGCATGACCCTtctcctatatatatatgtatatgtatatgtgtgtgtgtgtgtgtgtgtgtgtgtgtatatatatatatatatatatatatatatatatatatatatatatatatatatatgtgtgtgtgtgtgtatttcaaaatataaaaaagtgaACGGGCTTAACACAACTCTTCTATAAAACATCCTTTAAAGGGTACAACCTAAATGTATAATGTTCTCcaatgtataaaaatattacTGCTTCCCCTGTTTTATCTGGTTCTGAATTAATTCTACTTTATTAGATGTCATTTGCTTGAAAACCACAAAATAAACCTTCCACATACAGGTGGACTGACATGCTTATATGTATTTTGCACGATATGTTAATACATCCAGCCTGAACTCAGTGAATAAACAAAAGGAGAAGTGATTTGTGtgatgaaattatttatttgcaattATTCATTTGTATTAAATGTTACTTTAATCTATGAGGTGATAGTAAAAGGTTACACTGAAATGTACAAGGAGCATGCTGATAATAATGCAACAAAAAATGTCACCTTTCTATCATGCATTGTTGTTAATTTTGTTGCTTATATAAAACTGCTTTAATATTCTTCATGGAATGGATATTCAGGATGATCACTCCACCTATGAACAGAGAAACAGTGATTAGGCTCAGTTCAATTTCTTCAGTGGGTCCAAGTCTCACTTCCACTGCTTAATATTTAACCTGCTAAAACATATCTCAGTCAGCTCATGAACACTTTCACATGTTCACTACTTTGGAAAAATATCTGTTAAATGAGTGAAAATACATGTAAGTTAATAGCTGTGTGTATTAATGACTTACATGAGAAGCTCCACAAAGCGAATGTTCTTGTTAAGCCCTTCAATTGCTTTCATTTCATCATCAGTCAAAGAGAAGTCAAATATCTAGCAAAAAAGATAAATACATTACAGCTTGGACAATCTCTTTTTCCAGAGACAATTTGAGACAGCTAATTATCAGCTAATTATACCAAGACATCCATATCCATTCATGCATTAATGTCTCCCAAATTTTTTCCACATTACTTGTTATTGTTTTGAACTCGTGTAATCGTATCGTAAATATTGCAGTAAATATTGCAAATCACCAGTGCAGTGATTTGAACCAATAAATCATTACACTACCACTGTCCAACTTCACAATGCCAAATTTTGTTTTCACCTTGTTTTCTtggtgaattaaaaaataaataaaaaataatttaattaatacatATTACAGCAAAGGACACTGCAGTTAACTTTGTTTGCGAGTTCAAAAGCTTGCTTCCTTgttaacatccatccattcattttctatactgcttatcctacacaatgTTTAACACAACTTTACTCTGTTAAGCCATACAGCCTTAACTCAAGAAAACAGCAGTCAAAAGACTTAAAACTGACTGCTGGAGAGCTGGAGAAGGGGATAAGAAGATACTACTAAAATTGAAAACCAAATTGAATACAGAAATGGAAAGACACTATCAAAGATTAAAAGCGTGAAAAGGAAATAACTGAAAAAACTgctaaaataaatgcataagtCCAATACAAACAGCAGGAATCCTGAAAAATTGAGGCAGGTGAATCACATTTagacattttctttttacttttcttttcagtcacatttatagaattttttttcccactacTAATAtcttaaaataaactttttaaccattttggTTAATTGTGATAATGAAGAAACAATTGTAGAACCTCAAAGAAGCCTAACTACCTGTAtgtcttattaattttttcAAGTAAGTGTAGTCCTCAACTATAGATTGCCCCTTTCTGAGAGTAAACAAACCTCAAAGTTCTCCTTGATACGTTTTGGGCTGAAGCTCTTGGGAATGACCACCACACCTCGCTGCACATTGAATCTAAGCACAACCTGTGCTGTCATCTTCTTATACTTCTTAGCAATGGACACCAGAAGCTCATCCTCCAGCAAAGGGGGGCACTTTAAATTCACCCTGTATCACAGAAAAAGAACTGATTGCTAAACTATTCATCCCTGTTCAAAGATTGGTCctttttttcaaacaaataGCAACAACTTGGTTCAATGGGCTGGAATATTAAAGAATTCATTCTTAAATCACACCACATTCATACATGATATTGAACATCCAGTTATTTCAGAAAAACATTTGTATCCTACGAGAGCTCCTGAGTTTGTGTAGATTTATGAATTACGGAGACTCATTAATATGAACCACGATCAATAGGCTTCAGATcatacaattaaaatgaattattgCAATTTTATATAGAGATTATGTTGTCCAGTTTATAGACAGTGTATGGCACAGGTCTATAAACCTATGTGATGAAGACCCAAGTTTATGTTCTTAAAACTGAATGTAAATCAAATGTAAATCAGTAAATGTAAATCAACTGTGCCCTGAATGCTCTGGGGATTTCCTGGGGATTTACATTGAACTTTTATCAATCTGAGAGGAATCACTAGTTAGATTggcctacaaaaacatttttaatgtttattgatACATGTTTATTGATACATGTGTTATtgacaaaaagaaaattaaattcTCCATAAGGAATgtcaatgaaaataaaatctgcaATCAATTTGTAATTTACAAGAAATTCTTAcacacaaaactttttttttttttgcctccgaggccttattttttttcaggttgtctgtctgtccttcttTATTTGTTCGGCAGAATCTTCTGCGAAATGAATAAATCTAATTGTGAAATAAAGAAGTATTTTATACCAAGATGGGTCTCTGGATGTTCCTAGAGGACTGTATCCAACAATCACAATTTCATTCTGCTTACAAAATTCCATCATTTTAGGCTGAGTGAAGTATGGGTGGCATTCAatctatgatttaaaaaaaagtacatggaTAAGAGTCTCTAAAAAAATAACTGCATCAGTACAAGCAACATTAAGGGACAAGAAAAAGCTTTCCACTCATTTGCCACGTGTAGCATGCTGTGGAGGATTACCTGATTCGACACAGGTTTGTACTTTAGACCTGGCTTATTCAGGATCAGCTCCAGCTGCCGCTTATTGAAGTTAGACACGCCGAGAGATTTTACCAGCCCTGCATCTTTACAGGCCTCTAATGCCTGAGAAGGGGAAAAGATTAAAAACAGCTGAGAAAACGGTTGCATTTAggaaaactccacacatttcTAAAAGGCCTTGTAAATGCTTTGTTTACATGCACTTTCAATATTTTGATAGTGCTGACTCTGACTTGTTCCGTTCAGGTCAAAATGACCTgtggaaattttttaaaaggtatAACAATAGTAAAAACATGAAGATGAAGAGACTGTGTTAGATCTTACACCTTCATCAGTGTAAAGCACAAAGCATTTTATCACACTTTTtgcaaatcatttaaaaaaaagtttaatattaatattttataaaatgtttctctGTGAGAGTTTACATCATGCTATTCTCAGTAAAAATATGACGATGAAGATTACTGAGATGGTTTTGAGCTGAGAGTCTGGTGTTTGCAAATCTGAGGTCAATTTATGGCATTTTTCCACTGCATGGTATGGCTTGACTTGACTCGACTCTGCTCGTTTTCGGGGGGCTTTCCACTGTGAATAGTACCTGatacctggtactttttttttagtaccacctcgGTCGAGGTTCCAAGTGAGCCGAGCTGATACTATATGTGAGCCATGCACTGAGGGAGTAGGGAATTCTCATTAACGAGTGGTTCTGTATTttgcctgaataaatgtgtcatttaatacagaCTTTGC
Coding sequences within:
- the akr1d1 gene encoding aldo-keto reductase family 1 member D1 (The RefSeq protein has 1 substitution compared to this genomic sequence), whose amino-acid sequence is MELTATSHSITMNNGLKIPLMGIGTYGDPQTTPKGTAYNAVKLAIEVGYRHIDGALVYFNEHEVGQAIRDKIADGTVKREDIFYCGKLWNTFHPPELVRPALERTLQALQLDYVDLYIIELPIAFKPGDTFYPKDESGKYIYHHTDLCATWEALEACKDAGLVKSLGVSNFNKRQLELILNKPGLKYKPVSNQIECHPYFTQPKMMEFCKQNEVVIVGYSPLGTSRDPSWVNLKCPPLLEDELLVSIAKKYKKMTAQVVLRFNVQRGVVVIPKSFSPKRIKENFEIFDFSLTDDEMKAIEGLNKNIRFVELLMWSDHPEYPFHEEY